One Streptomyces dangxiongensis genomic window, CCGAGTGGGTGCAGCTCAAGAACACCAGCGGTTCCGCGGTCTCCCTCAAGGGCTGGGTCCTCAAGGACGCCTCGAACCACAAGTACGTCTTCCCGAACGTCAGGATCGGTGCCGGGAAGTATCTGAAGGTCCACACCGGGAGCGGCTCGGACACCGCGTCGGACAAGTACCAGGACCGCCGTGCCTACGTCTGGAACAACGACAGGGACACGGCCACGCTGACCAAGGCGAGCGGCACCAAGGTCGGCTCCTGCTCCTGGACGACGCGGGACCCGAGCGACAAGTACTGCTAGTTCCCGAACGGACGGCGGGCGTTGTCGTGGGCGCTCGGACCGGGGGTCGCGTCGGCGATCCACGGACCGTCGCCCGAAGGGTCGAGAATGCCCTCCTCCAGCCACTCGTACGCGCCGC contains:
- a CDS encoding lamin tail domain-containing protein produces the protein MRTAHLRAALPAFAGAAVLTGTLLSTPAEAAGGVRIHHVWFDSPGSDNRSNKSLNAEWVQLKNTSGSAVSLKGWVLKDASNHKYVFPNVRIGAGKYLKVHTGSGSDTASDKYQDRRAYVWNNDRDTATLTKASGTKVGSCSWTTRDPSDKYC